The Celeribacter marinus genome window below encodes:
- a CDS encoding transporter substrate-binding domain-containing protein — protein sequence MNKLILSAAALALMAGAATADTVRMGTEGAYPPYNFIDDDGEVAGFEREVGDELCARAELTCEWVTNEWDTIIPNLVSGNYDTIIAGMSITDERDEVIDFTQNYYPPTASAYATLTEGADMMGGVIAAQTSTIQAGYVAETGATLVEFATLDDTIAAVKNGEVDGVFADKDALVPFVEEQGFMFAGDDVPLGGGIGLGVRESDTELKDKFNAAIDSMKADGSLNALLVKYFGDETAQY from the coding sequence ATGAACAAACTTATCCTTTCCGCTGCGGCTTTGGCTCTCATGGCCGGTGCTGCGACTGCCGATACCGTGCGCATGGGCACCGAGGGCGCCTACCCTCCCTACAACTTCATCGACGATGACGGCGAAGTTGCAGGCTTTGAGCGCGAAGTGGGCGACGAGCTATGTGCACGCGCCGAACTCACCTGTGAGTGGGTCACAAACGAGTGGGATACAATCATTCCAAACCTCGTATCGGGCAACTACGACACTATCATTGCGGGCATGTCGATCACCGACGAGCGCGACGAAGTGATTGATTTCACACAAAACTACTACCCACCAACCGCATCTGCCTACGCCACATTGACCGAAGGCGCAGACATGATGGGCGGCGTGATCGCGGCACAGACATCCACAATCCAAGCGGGTTACGTGGCTGAAACCGGCGCAACGCTTGTTGAGTTCGCAACTCTCGACGACACCATTGCTGCTGTGAAAAACGGCGAAGTGGACGGCGTGTTCGCAGACAAAGACGCCTTGGTGCCTTTCGTTGAAGAGCAAGGTTTCATGTTCGCAGGCGATGACGTGCCACTGGGCGGCGGTATCGGCCTTGGCGTGCGCGAAAGCGACACTGAGCTGAAAGACAAATTCAACGCAGCTATCGATTCCATGAAAGCGGACGGTTCGTTGAACGCCCTTCTCGTCAAGTACTTTGGCGACGAAACAGCGCAGTACTAA
- the phaZ gene encoding polyhydroxyalkanoate depolymerase, protein MRFMASYDWMETVRNTNQWLGASAQALGSYPAFALVPNPGLQWLAAWGEVTERSFARMVTKPDWNIQSVVGEDGRDHLVEVVTEVSKPFGDLIRFKIQSRKEMPRKVLIVAPMSGHYATLLRSTVVSLLPDCEVYITDWHNARDIPVSEGKFDVEDYTLYLVDFMKHMGPQTHVIAVCQPAPLTLAATAYLAEDDPAAQPRSLTLIGGPIDPDATPTEVTDFGNRVTMGQLEQSMIQRVGFKYKGAGRKVYPGLLQLSSFIGMNSEKHSQAFTDQISRVAKGEASEHDKHNKFYDEYLAVMDMTAEFYLSTVERIFKGLEIAKNEFVVAGRKVDIGAITDVAVKTVEGSEDDISAPGQCVAALALCTGLPDTMKASHLEQGAGHYGIFAGRSWRTNIRPLVLDFIDQNSGPRVVASKDTKQKAG, encoded by the coding sequence ATGCGATTTATGGCAAGTTACGATTGGATGGAAACGGTTCGCAATACGAACCAATGGCTTGGCGCGTCCGCGCAGGCTCTTGGGTCCTACCCTGCTTTCGCGCTCGTTCCGAACCCGGGATTGCAATGGTTGGCCGCATGGGGCGAAGTCACTGAACGCTCGTTTGCACGCATGGTCACAAAACCGGACTGGAACATCCAGTCCGTTGTCGGCGAAGACGGCCGTGACCACCTTGTTGAAGTGGTCACAGAAGTCTCCAAGCCGTTCGGTGACCTGATCCGGTTCAAAATTCAAAGCCGCAAAGAAATGCCGCGCAAGGTCTTGATCGTCGCTCCGATGTCGGGCCACTACGCCACTTTGCTGCGTTCCACCGTTGTCTCGCTATTGCCCGACTGCGAGGTCTATATCACCGACTGGCACAATGCCCGCGACATTCCTGTCTCCGAGGGCAAATTCGACGTCGAGGACTACACTCTCTACCTTGTTGACTTCATGAAACATATGGGTCCGCAAACACATGTGATCGCTGTTTGCCAACCTGCGCCGCTCACACTGGCCGCTACGGCCTATCTGGCCGAAGATGATCCCGCCGCACAGCCGCGCTCGCTCACCCTCATCGGCGGTCCGATTGACCCCGATGCAACCCCGACCGAAGTCACGGATTTTGGCAACCGCGTCACCATGGGGCAGCTTGAACAAAGTATGATCCAGCGCGTTGGCTTTAAATACAAAGGGGCCGGACGCAAGGTCTACCCGGGATTGTTGCAGCTCTCGTCCTTTATTGGCATGAACAGCGAAAAGCATAGCCAAGCATTTACAGACCAAATCAGCCGCGTGGCCAAAGGCGAAGCCTCGGAACACGACAAGCATAACAAATTCTACGATGAATACCTTGCCGTGATGGACATGACCGCAGAATTCTATCTGTCAACGGTCGAGCGTATTTTCAAAGGCTTGGAAATCGCCAAAAACGAGTTCGTTGTGGCAGGCCGCAAAGTAGATATCGGCGCGATCACCGATGTTGCTGTGAAAACCGTCGAAGGATCCGAGGACGATATTTCCGCACCTGGTCAATGTGTTGCGGCACTAGCGCTTTGTACGGGCCTCCCCGACACCATGAAGGCATCGCACCTTGAGCAAGGCGCAGGCCACTACGGTATTTTTGCGGGCCGCAGCTGGCGCACAAATATCCGACCCTTGGTTCTGGATTTCATCGATCAGAACTCTGGCCCGCGCGTGGTTGCGAGCAAGGACACGAAACAGAAAGCGGGTTAG
- the phaC gene encoding class I poly(R)-hydroxyalkanoic acid synthase: MADDGTVTGGDERPELDKLNENIERIEGLSQRLSAALARKKPIPAALQGPSQELYLKAASAYMSEMVNNPAKIVEHQIGYWGKTLKHYVEAQQRLTKGDMTPPPDDSPKDRRFSNPLWDTNPYFNFLKQQYMTNAQAVEAAVDDMGALDDRERKRMEYFTRQIVDMMAPTNFLATNPEALERAVATDGESLVMGLENLVRDLEDHDGEMVVNLADKTAFEVGRNIGTSKGSVVFRNRMFELIQYAPSTETVHTTPLLIFPPWINKFYILDLKEQNSLIKWVVDQGYTVFVVSWVNPDESYADVGLEDYIEQGYFTAIEQVKDITAQDKINVVGYCIAGTTLSIALGLMQKRGDTSVNCATFFTTLTDFSDQGEVGVFLDDDFIDGIEEEIKTSGMMKSLYMSRTFSYLRSNDLIYQPAIRSYMLGEAPPAFDLLYWNSDSTNLPGRMAVQYLRGLCQRDELATKGFEICGETVKLSDVCVPLCAIGCETDHIAAWDSSYNGIRKMGSTDKTFILSESGHIAGIVNPPSKKKYGHYTNDDLSLAPQEWKGTATFTSGSWWPRWEAWLSGRSGEQIPARNEGDSGHDILAPAPGTYVKSS, from the coding sequence ATGGCTGATGATGGCACCGTAACAGGTGGTGACGAACGTCCCGAACTCGATAAGCTCAATGAAAATATCGAACGAATTGAGGGGCTGTCGCAGAGATTGTCAGCGGCGCTTGCCCGTAAAAAGCCGATCCCCGCAGCGTTGCAAGGACCAAGCCAAGAGCTCTATTTAAAGGCGGCGAGCGCCTATATGTCCGAAATGGTCAATAATCCGGCCAAGATCGTCGAACATCAAATCGGCTATTGGGGCAAAACGCTCAAACATTATGTCGAGGCCCAACAGCGATTGACGAAGGGGGATATGACCCCGCCGCCAGATGATAGCCCTAAAGATCGCCGGTTTTCGAATCCGCTCTGGGATACAAATCCCTATTTCAACTTTCTCAAACAGCAATACATGACAAATGCTCAGGCCGTTGAGGCGGCTGTTGACGATATGGGCGCGCTGGACGATCGCGAACGCAAGCGGATGGAGTATTTTACCCGCCAGATCGTTGATATGATGGCGCCGACCAACTTTTTGGCAACAAACCCCGAAGCATTGGAACGCGCCGTGGCGACCGATGGCGAGAGCCTCGTGATGGGGTTAGAGAACCTTGTGCGCGACCTTGAGGACCATGACGGTGAGATGGTTGTAAATCTCGCGGACAAAACCGCGTTCGAGGTGGGCAGGAACATCGGAACGAGTAAAGGCTCGGTGGTGTTTCGCAATCGGATGTTCGAGCTGATCCAATACGCGCCGTCGACCGAAACAGTTCACACTACGCCGCTATTAATCTTTCCACCTTGGATCAACAAATTTTATATCCTTGATCTCAAAGAACAAAACTCTTTGATCAAATGGGTCGTGGATCAGGGATATACCGTGTTTGTCGTCTCATGGGTAAATCCCGATGAAAGCTACGCCGATGTGGGCCTCGAAGACTATATTGAACAGGGCTATTTCACCGCGATTGAACAGGTCAAAGACATCACTGCGCAAGATAAGATCAATGTTGTTGGTTATTGTATCGCGGGAACGACACTCTCCATCGCGCTTGGGTTGATGCAAAAGCGCGGCGATACATCGGTGAATTGCGCCACGTTTTTCACCACGCTCACGGATTTCTCGGATCAGGGCGAGGTTGGCGTGTTCCTGGACGATGATTTCATTGACGGGATCGAGGAAGAGATCAAAACGTCAGGCATGATGAAGTCGCTTTATATGTCGCGGACATTCTCGTACCTGCGCTCGAACGATCTCATATACCAACCTGCGATCCGGTCCTACATGTTGGGCGAGGCACCGCCCGCCTTTGATCTGCTCTATTGGAATAGTGATAGTACCAATTTGCCCGGGCGTATGGCGGTGCAGTATTTGCGCGGGCTGTGTCAACGCGATGAGTTGGCCACCAAAGGTTTTGAGATTTGTGGTGAGACAGTCAAATTGTCCGACGTCTGCGTGCCTTTGTGCGCGATCGGCTGTGAAACCGATCATATTGCGGCGTGGGATTCATCGTACAATGGCATTCGCAAGATGGGGTCGACGGACAAGACCTTTATCTTGTCGGAGTCGGGCCACATCGCAGGCATCGTCAATCCGCCGTCGAAAAAGAAGTACGGGCACTATACGAATGACGATCTGTCGTTAGCCCCCCAAGAGTGGAAGGGCACGGCGACCTTTACGAGCGGAAGTTGGTGGCCGCGTTGGGAGGCATGGTTGTCTGGTCGCTCCGGCGAGCAAATCCCCGCGCGCAATGAGGGTGATTCGGGTCATGACATCCTCGCACCTGCACCCGGAACTTACGTTAAGTCATCTTAA
- a CDS encoding ABC transporter ATP-binding protein: MLTTDSKTNPPMDTPVIEIRDLHKAYGALEVLKGVSMTAPRGHVLSLIGSSGSGKSTLLRCANLLEDSQQGEILFEGEPITWKGTGLHRRPADRKQVMRIRTNLSMVFQQFNLWAHMTILENVMEAPVTVLGRPKKDVEEAARAYLDKVGIGDKCDVYPAQMSGGQQQRAAIARALCMEPKALLFDEPTSALDPELEQEVVKVIKALAEEGRTMIIVTHDMRMANDVSDHVVFLHQGRVEEEGAPADLFGAPKTERLQQFLSATVPA; this comes from the coding sequence ATGTTGACCACTGACTCAAAAACAAATCCGCCCATGGACACGCCCGTGATCGAAATACGGGATCTGCATAAGGCGTATGGCGCTCTTGAAGTGCTCAAAGGCGTCTCGATGACTGCGCCGCGCGGTCATGTGCTTTCTCTTATTGGCTCCTCGGGGTCCGGAAAATCGACGCTTTTGCGCTGTGCCAACTTGTTGGAAGATAGCCAACAGGGCGAAATTTTGTTCGAGGGCGAGCCGATTACGTGGAAGGGAACGGGCCTGCACCGCCGGCCCGCCGACCGCAAACAGGTGATGCGGATTCGCACGAACCTGTCGATGGTGTTTCAACAATTCAATTTATGGGCGCATATGACGATCCTTGAGAACGTCATGGAAGCGCCTGTAACGGTTTTGGGACGGCCCAAAAAAGACGTCGAAGAGGCCGCACGCGCCTATCTGGACAAGGTGGGCATTGGTGACAAATGCGATGTCTACCCTGCGCAAATGTCGGGTGGCCAACAACAACGCGCCGCCATTGCACGCGCGCTGTGCATGGAACCCAAGGCCTTGTTGTTCGACGAGCCGACATCCGCGCTCGACCCCGAATTGGAACAAGAGGTGGTAAAAGTGATCAAGGCGTTGGCCGAAGAAGGCCGAACCATGATCATCGTCACCCACGATATGCGAATGGCAAACGACGTGTCAGATCACGTGGTTTTCCTCCATCAAGGCCGTGTTGAAGAAGAAGGCGCACCCGCCGACCTCTTTGGCGCGCCTAAAACTGAACGGCTACAACAGTTTCTAAGTGCAACTGTTCCGGCCTAA
- a CDS encoding ABC transporter permease, protein MFEYCTDPSAIDGLNWLACYLTTGKHMLFYKSFFVVLSLLAVTAPAALALGFAGAMASRARLAPIRWIGALYTSMVRGVPDIIFFLFVPFAMDQGFEWLRHKVKCPDWSEPIRQGNDFIVCSAAKLPLNSAPQSVHELYGFTLAVLAFAIVFGAFAANVMAGAMKAVPHAQIETAESYGMSHRQSFWRILVPQMWIFALPGLSNLWMILIKATPLLFLLGVEDIVYWARELGGTKTSQYTYPHPDWRLWYFLALLVFYLCFTRVSEIVLGRITRKLSHGQATVAGEEMRKAA, encoded by the coding sequence ATGTTTGAATATTGCACAGATCCTTCCGCCATTGACGGCCTGAACTGGCTCGCCTGTTATCTGACAACGGGCAAGCATATGCTGTTCTATAAGTCGTTCTTTGTCGTGCTATCGCTGCTTGCGGTTACGGCGCCTGCGGCGTTGGCATTGGGATTTGCGGGTGCAATGGCATCGCGCGCGCGCCTTGCCCCGATCCGTTGGATTGGTGCGCTTTACACCTCGATGGTGCGTGGTGTTCCCGATATTATTTTCTTTTTGTTTGTCCCCTTTGCAATGGACCAAGGGTTCGAGTGGCTGCGCCATAAGGTGAAGTGCCCCGACTGGTCCGAACCGATCCGCCAAGGCAATGACTTTATCGTCTGTTCGGCGGCCAAACTCCCGCTCAATTCAGCGCCGCAATCGGTGCATGAGCTATATGGTTTCACCCTCGCGGTGCTGGCATTTGCCATTGTGTTTGGCGCATTCGCGGCCAACGTCATGGCCGGCGCGATGAAGGCCGTCCCGCACGCACAGATCGAGACCGCAGAGAGCTACGGCATGTCGCACCGCCAATCGTTTTGGCGCATTCTGGTGCCACAAATGTGGATTTTCGCCCTGCCAGGCCTGAGCAATCTCTGGATGATTTTGATCAAAGCCACACCGCTTCTATTCCTACTCGGCGTCGAAGATATCGTATATTGGGCGCGCGAATTGGGCGGAACGAAAACATCTCAATACACCTACCCACACCCTGATTGGCGGCTCTGGTATTTCCTCGCGTTGTTGGTGTTCTATCTGTGCTTTACGCGGGTCTCTGAGATCGTGCTCGGCCGCATCACCCGCAAACTCTCACATGGCCAAGCCACCGTGGCCGGAGAAGAGATGAGGAAAGCGGCATGA
- the phaR gene encoding polyhydroxyalkanoate synthesis repressor PhaR, translated as MADIKEPLLIKRYASRRLYNTETSDYVTLGDISGFIRGGREVQIVDLKSGDDLTRQYLLQIIAEHESRGENVLPLNVLNDLVRSYTTDVTSAVPQFLAQSFEMFRDGQEKMMQGLGGSIPGLGAVQAQQEAFMKAMTGGLGSLGTSWATPAKEPEPERSRSDGDDLDTIKKQLAELQDKLSKLK; from the coding sequence ATGGCCGATATAAAAGAGCCTTTGCTAATCAAGCGGTACGCATCGCGCCGCCTCTATAACACCGAGACCTCTGACTATGTCACGCTTGGCGATATTTCGGGGTTCATCCGCGGTGGCCGCGAGGTTCAAATCGTTGATTTGAAATCCGGCGATGACTTGACACGTCAATATCTACTTCAAATCATTGCAGAACATGAAAGCCGTGGGGAAAATGTCCTGCCGCTCAATGTGCTCAACGATTTGGTGCGCAGCTACACCACCGATGTGACATCTGCCGTGCCACAGTTCTTGGCCCAAAGCTTCGAGATGTTCCGCGATGGGCAAGAGAAGATGATGCAGGGACTTGGTGGATCTATTCCGGGTTTGGGTGCCGTGCAGGCGCAGCAAGAAGCCTTTATGAAGGCGATGACGGGCGGGCTTGGCAGTCTTGGGACAAGTTGGGCAACACCCGCCAAAGAGCCGGAGCCGGAACGCAGCCGTAGCGATGGCGATGATCTCGACACCATCAAAAAGCAGCTTGCAGAGCTTCAAGATAAGCTGTCGAAACTGAAGTAA
- a CDS encoding type 1 glutamine amidotransferase, producing MKLGILLCGDPPLSVMEQHGDFSDLFSSLFTPYGFEIQTWRVVDMVFPDNITDADVWLVTGSKHGAYEDHPFIAPLETFIRDCFAAQRRMTGICFGHQIIAQAMGGRVEKYDGGWGIGRTAYALDGLGDVHLNAWHQDQVTTLPPSAEVVGASPTCANAALLYGDTIYTVQPHPELSHATIQSYLNADWPNGVYPDGVFAAAHQSLTLPNDEAALTAQIAAFLTSGRSAVKRDT from the coding sequence ATGAAGCTAGGCATTCTGCTATGTGGTGATCCGCCCCTGTCCGTCATGGAGCAACACGGCGATTTCTCAGATCTGTTTTCGTCGCTTTTCACTCCCTACGGGTTTGAAATTCAGACGTGGCGCGTGGTGGACATGGTGTTTCCGGACAATATCACGGACGCAGATGTGTGGCTTGTCACAGGCTCCAAACATGGCGCCTACGAAGATCACCCCTTTATCGCGCCGCTGGAGACATTCATTCGCGATTGTTTTGCCGCACAACGCCGCATGACGGGAATTTGTTTTGGCCATCAGATTATCGCCCAAGCGATGGGTGGGCGCGTTGAAAAATATGACGGCGGTTGGGGCATTGGCCGCACGGCCTATGCGCTCGACGGTTTGGGTGACGTACATTTAAACGCGTGGCACCAAGATCAGGTAACGACACTGCCACCATCCGCTGAAGTGGTCGGAGCATCGCCTACCTGCGCCAATGCCGCCCTCTTGTACGGCGATACAATTTATACCGTGCAACCTCACCCCGAGCTGTCACACGCCACAATCCAAAGCTACCTCAATGCTGATTGGCCAAACGGTGTGTATCCGGACGGTGTATTTGCCGCCGCCCACCAATCGCTGACCTTGCCCAATGACGAAGCCGCGCTCACAGCACAGATTGCGGCCTTTTTGACATCAGGCCGATCAGCAGTAAAACGCGACACCTAG
- a CDS encoding DegT/DnrJ/EryC1/StrS family aminotransferase yields MASAPNVYDAEPIPEEARAEVERLLTSGDLFRYTAAKDAPVTLLEQEFAQMLGAKYALAVASCSAALFLSLKALDLPRGAKVLTPAFTFAAVPSSIVHADCTPVLVECGDNYRIDLDDFHAKMVDADAVLISHMRGHTSDMDAIKAACDAKGIPLIEDAAHSLGTVWDGKNVGTIGQIGCFSFQSYKLLNAGEGGIMITDDEGIYARAVIMSGAYEHNWQKHNTERNNALQEAFDRWQNKLPLYNTRLSNMSATIVRAQLKEVPRRVADGRANHDYVAARLEACPYLTVPAKLDKEVRAPDSLQFNLVDFDRDMAIAFQAAAKENGVSVQVFGLSTDNARAFWNWQFLGEAPALPMTREMLSKACDTRLPARLETADLDYIADALIEAATRAKSAKIAAE; encoded by the coding sequence ATGGCCAGCGCTCCAAACGTTTACGATGCAGAACCAATCCCCGAAGAGGCCCGCGCCGAAGTCGAGCGTTTGCTAACCAGCGGTGATTTGTTTCGCTATACCGCCGCCAAAGACGCCCCCGTCACCCTATTGGAACAAGAGTTCGCACAGATGTTGGGTGCCAAATACGCGCTCGCCGTGGCCTCATGTTCCGCTGCCTTGTTTCTCTCGCTTAAGGCGTTGGATTTACCACGCGGTGCGAAGGTTTTAACCCCCGCGTTTACCTTTGCCGCGGTGCCCTCCTCCATCGTTCATGCCGATTGCACGCCTGTGCTTGTCGAATGTGGGGATAACTACCGCATCGATCTGGATGATTTTCATGCGAAAATGGTCGATGCAGACGCTGTTCTTATTTCGCACATGCGCGGCCACACCTCGGACATGGATGCAATCAAAGCGGCCTGTGACGCCAAAGGCATTCCATTGATTGAGGACGCCGCACATTCGCTTGGCACCGTTTGGGATGGTAAAAACGTTGGCACTATTGGCCAGATCGGATGTTTCTCGTTTCAATCCTACAAACTGCTAAACGCGGGCGAAGGCGGCATTATGATCACCGATGACGAGGGCATTTATGCCCGCGCTGTGATCATGTCAGGGGCCTATGAGCACAACTGGCAAAAGCACAACACAGAGCGAAACAACGCCCTGCAAGAGGCGTTTGACCGCTGGCAAAACAAACTGCCCCTCTACAATACGCGCCTGTCCAATATGTCCGCGACCATCGTGCGCGCCCAACTCAAAGAGGTGCCGCGCCGTGTCGCTGATGGCCGCGCTAACCACGACTATGTCGCCGCACGCCTTGAGGCGTGCCCCTATCTCACCGTGCCGGCGAAACTGGACAAAGAGGTCCGTGCACCCGACAGCCTGCAATTCAATCTCGTTGATTTTGACCGCGACATGGCGATTGCGTTTCAAGCAGCTGCCAAGGAAAATGGCGTATCGGTTCAGGTCTTTGGCTTGTCCACAGACAACGCCCGCGCGTTTTGGAACTGGCAGTTTTTGGGAGAGGCCCCAGCCCTCCCCATGACCCGTGAAATGTTGTCAAAGGCCTGTGATACGCGCCTACCTGCGCGCCTCGAAACGGCCGATCTCGACTATATCGCCGATGCCCTGATCGAGGCGGCAACACGTGCGAAATCGGCAAAGATCGCGGCTGAATAA
- a CDS encoding phasin family protein yields MAKTDDMTKMMKDMMGAFPVDMSAMQETFKTQASLGEKMSKVAVEAAEKSTEISSKWTKETLAKVAAFASAKDEPTDYTSAMTAFASAQAELATENMAAFAEIAKKVQMETVDLMLAAGKDMGEDMTAAAKKATDELTSAAKKATDEVTAATKKATAK; encoded by the coding sequence ATGGCCAAGACTGATGACATGACAAAGATGATGAAAGACATGATGGGCGCATTTCCGGTAGATATGTCCGCCATGCAAGAGACATTCAAAACCCAAGCATCGCTTGGTGAGAAAATGTCCAAAGTAGCTGTTGAAGCTGCTGAGAAATCCACAGAGATTTCGTCCAAGTGGACAAAAGAGACACTTGCGAAAGTTGCAGCTTTTGCATCCGCAAAAGACGAGCCAACAGATTACACAAGCGCAATGACCGCGTTTGCATCTGCTCAGGCCGAGCTTGCCACTGAAAACATGGCTGCTTTCGCTGAGATCGCCAAAAAAGTTCAGATGGAAACTGTTGACCTGATGCTTGCCGCTGGCAAAGACATGGGCGAAGACATGACCGCCGCTGCTAAAAAAGCAACGGACGAACTGACATCCGCCGCTAAAAAAGCCACGGACGAAGTGACTGCTGCGACGAAAAAAGCGACAGCGAAATAA
- a CDS encoding LysR family transcriptional regulator, with product MSDTVTRLTLWGVEVFLAAAEEGSVSAAARRLGASPSAISQQITNLETALGAELLNRSSRPMTLTPAGRILRQRALVIRSEAARARSEIASLDLTQLGQLRLGMVEDFEASVTPTLIADMADRLSQTRFELETGPSHRLLDKLEHRALDIVVAAELGAPAAWMDVRALLRDPFVIVVPKGRTPDPDTLANLPYIAYTSRHAMGRTLSAHLAEQGVRTPRRFELDSYRAMLAMVASGTGWTILSVLGAQHAGRYAAEIDVHPLPMAPLARTLSLFAHTDGMPDMADDIATRLRPLIRDRVVAPAVDAWPWLAGQIELVKT from the coding sequence ATGAGCGATACGGTCACGCGTTTGACCCTTTGGGGGGTGGAGGTTTTTCTCGCCGCCGCCGAAGAGGGGTCGGTGTCTGCCGCTGCACGTCGTCTCGGGGCATCGCCCTCCGCCATTTCCCAGCAGATTACCAATCTTGAAACCGCACTTGGCGCGGAATTGTTGAACCGGTCGAGCCGCCCGATGACGCTCACGCCTGCGGGGCGCATTTTGCGACAACGGGCGTTGGTGATCCGTTCGGAAGCGGCGCGCGCGCGATCTGAGATAGCCAGTTTGGACCTGACCCAATTGGGTCAATTGCGCCTTGGAATGGTTGAGGATTTCGAGGCATCGGTGACGCCGACCCTGATTGCGGATATGGCGGATCGCTTGTCGCAAACGCGGTTTGAGTTGGAAACGGGGCCATCGCACCGTCTGCTTGATAAATTGGAACACCGTGCTCTTGATATCGTTGTTGCGGCCGAGCTTGGCGCGCCGGCTGCATGGATGGATGTGCGTGCGCTGTTGCGCGATCCGTTTGTCATCGTCGTGCCCAAAGGGCGCACACCAGACCCCGACACGCTCGCCAACCTGCCATATATTGCATACACAAGCCGTCATGCGATGGGGCGTACATTATCGGCGCATCTCGCCGAGCAAGGTGTGCGTACCCCGCGCCGGTTTGAATTGGACAGCTACCGCGCGATGCTGGCGATGGTGGCCAGCGGGACGGGGTGGACGATCCTAAGTGTCTTGGGCGCGCAGCACGCGGGGCGGTATGCGGCCGAAATTGACGTGCATCCACTGCCGATGGCACCATTGGCCCGCACGTTGTCACTCTTTGCTCATACAGATGGAATGCCGGATATGGCGGATGACATTGCAACGCGTTTGCGCCCGTTAATCCGTGACCGAGTTGTGGCCCCTGCGGTTGACGCATGGCCGTGGTTGGCGGGCCAAATCGAATTGGTCAAAACGTAA
- a CDS encoding ABC transporter permease, protein MTCAETISAYALRSIGIGERLLPKSDITLCDQITLIGSGMIWNIYFGLVALMLGFVFATALAMAKASSNKWLRKPAEWFIFLFRGSPLFIQFFLAYELFVALPKAGIDIFGITIATGNLTRAWAGALVVLFLNTSAYSAEIFYGALRSVPKGDIEAADAYGMVGWTRFRRITWPTMLRLAWPAYTNEAIFLFHATALVFFSGFPAWQQKGDALYYASYFAEKTFNPFVPYPIVAGFFVVLTLIVIMVFGLIGRHLNRHLPSSAPRPKRARMMLIR, encoded by the coding sequence ATGACCTGCGCCGAAACCATATCCGCCTACGCGCTACGCTCCATCGGGATTGGCGAGCGGCTTTTGCCGAAATCCGATATCACCTTGTGCGACCAGATCACGCTGATCGGGTCGGGTATGATTTGGAACATCTATTTTGGTCTCGTGGCCTTGATGCTCGGGTTTGTGTTCGCAACGGCATTGGCCATGGCGAAAGCAAGTTCAAACAAATGGCTGCGCAAACCCGCCGAATGGTTCATCTTTTTGTTTCGCGGCTCACCGTTGTTCATTCAATTCTTTTTGGCCTACGAGTTATTTGTTGCCCTGCCCAAAGCAGGGATCGACATCTTTGGCATAACGATTGCGACAGGGAACCTGACCCGTGCGTGGGCGGGTGCATTGGTCGTCTTGTTCTTGAACACATCCGCGTATTCCGCAGAAATCTTTTATGGCGCGCTGCGCTCGGTCCCCAAGGGCGATATCGAGGCCGCGGACGCCTACGGCATGGTGGGGTGGACGCGCTTTCGCCGCATAACATGGCCTACGATGCTGCGCCTTGCGTGGCCAGCCTATACCAATGAGGCCATATTTTTGTTCCACGCCACCGCGCTTGTCTTTTTCTCGGGCTTTCCCGCGTGGCAGCAAAAGGGCGATGCGCTTTACTATGCGTCCTACTTTGCTGAAAAGACGTTCAACCCCTTTGTGCCTTATCCTATTGTGGCAGGGTTCTTTGTGGTTCTGACGCTCATCGTGATCATGGTCTTTGGTCTGATCGGGCGGCATCTCAATCGCCATCTCCCCTCCTCTGCGCCGCGTCCAAAACGTGCGCGGATGATGTTGATCCGCTAA